The Acinonyx jubatus isolate Ajub_Pintada_27869175 chromosome D1, VMU_Ajub_asm_v1.0, whole genome shotgun sequence genome includes a window with the following:
- the CCDC81 gene encoding coiled-coil domain-containing protein 81 isoform X3: MRQKIDVGNNKFILIQRPIFIMAEKLVRTHELKQNKTYIPGDIPVVPLNFVTISLQCPFSRDTVESCVKETLLFLSRSISTKPNVEFTFKGIGILTIKGGKVKMRFYKDFLSKMDGTGALAEALTNRPGTVDSVLSSRESSEKQSKCGCAFPRIEIKTLDKKPPMETIVEEDENEMNGQEKCELKDHPSKEGVREIITHKRLREKHALSPFKVTNISFPNMAEQNVSGGKSVNRESLSSPRYLKDYNKMKHNISPATGCQDHTKAGQELCYVCLQRALRNLPRHHSSDRKRGERENEQHIRQYQMMKDQEELQKHQMRNLANRAQNQKNAAYNLGVAEAIRIHKKEKPEFCKSFLFDKRPLSSEINAFKQEEYSQSLLKQMDNRQEKQIKQRQNRELMGRLEQKHLTEELDAQRAKYIRDKMEDTQCYKRALDAQIKNKSMQMSTFEPEPCEPIFAKDESEMMVQKRKRDQKYMKHQMETAASQKRRTILQHLVGQKQDLQMLQRTQKEHLADRKAEMERVKRMNESLLKDWERSTAMKKQRDMEEKALQRSANKLFILDQCERYLRCKQCQRSTNNKGRSNVWPFNQHLPGSRFFS, from the exons ATGAGACAAAAAATTGACGTGGGAAACAACAAGTTTATTCTGATTCAGAGACCCATATTTATCATGGCAGAGAAGTTAGTACGGACCCATgaactcaaacaaaacaaaacatacattcCTG GTGATATTCCCGTTGTTCCACTTAATTTTGTCACGATATCCCTGCAGTGTCCATTTAGCAGGGATACAGTGGAAAGCTGTGTGAAAGAAACTTTGCTTTTTTTATCACGATCCATTTCCACCAAACCAAATGTGGAGTTTACTTTCAAAGGAATCGGGATCCTCACGATTAAAGGCGGCAAAGTGAAGATGAGATTTTATAAGGatttcctttctaaaatggaTGGAACTGGGGCTTTGGCAGAAGCCCTCACAAAT aGGCCTGGCACTGTGGACTCCGTGTTGTCCAGCAGAGAGAGCTCAGAGAAGCAATCCAAGTGTGGGTGTGCATTTCCAAG GATTGAGATCAAGACGTTGGACAAAAAACCACCTATGGAGACCATTGTAgaggaagatgaaaatgaaatgaatggacAAGAGAAGTGCGAATTAAAAGACCATCCAAGCAAAGAAGGCGTCAGAG agaTCATAACACACAAGAGACTTCGAGAaaaacatgctctctctcctttcaaaGTGACAAACATCAGCTTTCCAAACATGGCGGAGCAGAATGTTAGTGGTGGTAAGAGTGTGAACCGTGAAAG CTTATCATCTCCACGTTATTTGAAAGATTACAATAAAATGAAGCATAACATTTCTCCAGCCACTGGTTGCCAGGATCATACTAAGGCAGGGCAG GAATTGTGTTATGTGTGTTTGCAACGAGCGCTGCGCAATTTGCCACGACACCACAGCAGtgacaggaagagaggggagagagaaaatgagcaacaCATTCGGCAGTATCAAATGATGAAGGATCAAGAGGAGCTCCAGAAACACCAG atgAGAAATCTGGCTAATAGAGCACAGAATCAAAAAAATGCTGCCTATAATCTTGGAGTTGCTGAAGCTATAAGAATCCACAAGAAGGAGAAACCTGAATTTTGT AAATCTTTCCTATTTGATAAACGGCCACTCAGTTCTGAGATTAATGCTTTTAAACAAGAAGAATATTCCCAAAGTCTCCTGAAACAAATGGATAACAgacaggaaaagcaaataaagcaaAGACAAAACAGAGAGCTGATGGGCCGCCTAGAACAAAAGCATCTCACAGAGGA ACTTGATGCACAGAGAGCCAAATACATCAGAGATAAGATGGAAGACACCCAGTGTTATAAGAGAGCTTTGGATGCACAG ATAAAGAATAAATCCATGCAAATGTCCACGTTTGAGCCAGAGCCTTGTGAACCCATCTTTGCTAAGGATGAGAGTGAAATGATGGTGCAAAAGCGAAAGCGAGACCAGAAATACATGAAGCACCAGATGGAGACCGCTGCTAGCCAGAAAAGAAGAACCATCTTGCAGCACCTGGTGGGCCAGAAGCAGGATTTGCAGATGCTTCAGAGGACACAAAAAGA ACACCTGGCAGACAGAAAGGCTGAGATGGAGCGGGTGAAGAGAATGAACGAGAGCTTGCTGAAGGACTGGGAAAGGAGCACCGCAATGAAGAAACAGCGGGACATGGAGGAGAAGGCTTTGCAGCG GTCTGCAAACAAGCTCTTTATCCTGGACCAGTGCGAGAGATATTTGCGCTGCAAGCAGTGCCAGAGGAGCACCAACAATAAGGGCAGGAGCAACGTGTGGCCATTCAACCAGCACCTGCCTGGCTCGCGGTTCTTTTCATAA
- the CCDC81 gene encoding coiled-coil domain-containing protein 81 isoform X2 yields the protein MGVQIPGLGTFTFMRQKIDVGNNKFILIQRPIFIMAEKLVRTHELKQNKTYIPGDIPVVPLNFVTISLQCPFSRDTVESCVKETLLFLSRSISTKPNVEFTFKGIGILTIKGGKVKMRFYKDFLSKMDGTGALAEALTNRPGTVDSVLSSRESSEKQSKCGCAFPRIEIKTLDKKPPMETIVEEDENEMNGQEKCELKDHPSKEGVREIITHKRLREKHALSPFKVTNISFPNMAEQNVSGGKSVNRESLSSPRYLKDYNKMKHNISPATGCQDHTKAGQELCYVCLQRALRNLPRHHSSDRKRGERENEQHIRQYQMMKDQEELQKHQMRNLANRAQNQKNAAYNLGVAEAIRIHKKEKPEFCKSFLFDKRPLSSEINAFKQEEYSQSLLKQMDNRQEKQIKQRQNRELMGRLEQKHLTEELDAQRAKYIRDKMEDTQCYKRALDAQIKNKSMQMSTFEPEPCEPIFAKDESEMMVQKRKRDQKYMKHQMETAASQKRRTILQHLVGQKQDLQMLQRTQKEHLADRKAEMERVKRMNESLLKDWERSTAMKKQRDMEEKALQRSANKLFILDQCERYLRCKQCQRSTNNKGRSNVWPFNQHLPGSRFFS from the exons ggTGTTCAGATCCCAGGGCTTGGAACTTTTACTTTCATGAGACAAAAAATTGACGTGGGAAACAACAAGTTTATTCTGATTCAGAGACCCATATTTATCATGGCAGAGAAGTTAGTACGGACCCATgaactcaaacaaaacaaaacatacattcCTG GTGATATTCCCGTTGTTCCACTTAATTTTGTCACGATATCCCTGCAGTGTCCATTTAGCAGGGATACAGTGGAAAGCTGTGTGAAAGAAACTTTGCTTTTTTTATCACGATCCATTTCCACCAAACCAAATGTGGAGTTTACTTTCAAAGGAATCGGGATCCTCACGATTAAAGGCGGCAAAGTGAAGATGAGATTTTATAAGGatttcctttctaaaatggaTGGAACTGGGGCTTTGGCAGAAGCCCTCACAAAT aGGCCTGGCACTGTGGACTCCGTGTTGTCCAGCAGAGAGAGCTCAGAGAAGCAATCCAAGTGTGGGTGTGCATTTCCAAG GATTGAGATCAAGACGTTGGACAAAAAACCACCTATGGAGACCATTGTAgaggaagatgaaaatgaaatgaatggacAAGAGAAGTGCGAATTAAAAGACCATCCAAGCAAAGAAGGCGTCAGAG agaTCATAACACACAAGAGACTTCGAGAaaaacatgctctctctcctttcaaaGTGACAAACATCAGCTTTCCAAACATGGCGGAGCAGAATGTTAGTGGTGGTAAGAGTGTGAACCGTGAAAG CTTATCATCTCCACGTTATTTGAAAGATTACAATAAAATGAAGCATAACATTTCTCCAGCCACTGGTTGCCAGGATCATACTAAGGCAGGGCAG GAATTGTGTTATGTGTGTTTGCAACGAGCGCTGCGCAATTTGCCACGACACCACAGCAGtgacaggaagagaggggagagagaaaatgagcaacaCATTCGGCAGTATCAAATGATGAAGGATCAAGAGGAGCTCCAGAAACACCAG atgAGAAATCTGGCTAATAGAGCACAGAATCAAAAAAATGCTGCCTATAATCTTGGAGTTGCTGAAGCTATAAGAATCCACAAGAAGGAGAAACCTGAATTTTGT AAATCTTTCCTATTTGATAAACGGCCACTCAGTTCTGAGATTAATGCTTTTAAACAAGAAGAATATTCCCAAAGTCTCCTGAAACAAATGGATAACAgacaggaaaagcaaataaagcaaAGACAAAACAGAGAGCTGATGGGCCGCCTAGAACAAAAGCATCTCACAGAGGA ACTTGATGCACAGAGAGCCAAATACATCAGAGATAAGATGGAAGACACCCAGTGTTATAAGAGAGCTTTGGATGCACAG ATAAAGAATAAATCCATGCAAATGTCCACGTTTGAGCCAGAGCCTTGTGAACCCATCTTTGCTAAGGATGAGAGTGAAATGATGGTGCAAAAGCGAAAGCGAGACCAGAAATACATGAAGCACCAGATGGAGACCGCTGCTAGCCAGAAAAGAAGAACCATCTTGCAGCACCTGGTGGGCCAGAAGCAGGATTTGCAGATGCTTCAGAGGACACAAAAAGA ACACCTGGCAGACAGAAAGGCTGAGATGGAGCGGGTGAAGAGAATGAACGAGAGCTTGCTGAAGGACTGGGAAAGGAGCACCGCAATGAAGAAACAGCGGGACATGGAGGAGAAGGCTTTGCAGCG GTCTGCAAACAAGCTCTTTATCCTGGACCAGTGCGAGAGATATTTGCGCTGCAAGCAGTGCCAGAGGAGCACCAACAATAAGGGCAGGAGCAACGTGTGGCCATTCAACCAGCACCTGCCTGGCTCGCGGTTCTTTTCATAA